In Aspergillus flavus chromosome 3, complete sequence, one genomic interval encodes:
- a CDS encoding endo mannanase, GH76 family — protein MILFQLFARFLSLWLVLFCTPTAAIPLDVNDSESLKDAASTAARGMLKYYHGNEPGQTPGTLDGTWWEAGAMFMTLVQYWRVSGDSSYNDLTTQGLQWQSGDDHDYLPANSSAYLGNDDQMFWGLAAMTCAESRYPDVSDGPSWLSLVQGVFNNQIPRWEMQTCHGGLRWQIHSWLPGYDLKNTISNGGLFQIAARLARYTGDQKYADWATKIWDWIASSPLLDTKTWNVADTTSVTNDCTTNGNEQWTYNYGTLLSGAAYMYNLTNGDQKWLDAVDGLLNASLRLFFPPMYNNGTVLSEVSCETIETCDRNQMCFKGFLSIWMAYTATLVPSTAERIIPRLQGSAEAAARQCSGGEDGTACGVRWYEDKWDGRNGLETQMSSLSIFTANLMLQSDEQPVTSTTGGESKSDPDAGTGGKSRKPEEPRKIKAGDRAGAWIMTLVVGVAWIVIIVWLVWEK, from the exons ATGATACTTTTCCAGCTTTTTGCGCGATTTCTTTCGTTGTGGTTGGTGTTGTTTTGCACACCGACCGCAGCCATCCCACTAGATGTCAATGATAGCG AATCCTTGAAAGATGCAGCGAGCACCGCAGCCCGCGGAATGCTGAAATATTATCATGGCAACGAACCTGGCCAAACCCCGGGAACTCTGGACGGAACGTGGTGGGAAGCGGGCGCAATGTTTATGACACTGGTGCAATACTGGCGTGTTAGCGGTGATTCCTCCTACAATGACCTTACAACACAAGGACTTCAATGGCAGTCTGGTGATGACCATGACTATCTTCCTGCCAATAGCTCTGCTTACCTG GGTAACGATGACCAGATGTTCTGGGGTCTCGCTGCTATGACCTGTGCGGAGAGTAGATATCCTGATGTCTCCGATGGACCATCGTGGCTGTCCCTTGTGCAAGGTGTCTTCAACAACCAAATCCCGCGTTGGGAAATGCAGACCTGCCACGGTGGTCTGCGGTGGCAGATACACTCATGGCTGCCCGGCTATGACCTCAAGAACACGATTTCAAATGGCGGATTGTTTCAGATAGCTGCCCGTTTGGCTCGGTACACAGGGGACCAAAAGTATGCAGACTGGGCAACAAAGATCTGGGACTGGATCGCTAGTAGCCCACTGCTGGACACAAAGACATGGAATGTGGCCGATACAACATCTGTGACTAATGACTGTACGACCAACGGGAACGAGCAGTGGACATACAACTACGGAACGTTGCTCAGTGGGGCGGCCTATATGTACAATCTG ACAAACGGAGACCAGAAATGGCTCGACGCTGTCGACGGACTACTCAACGCCTCCCTCCgacttttcttccccccgATGTACAACAACGGTACGGTCTTGTCCGAGGTATCATGCGAGACAATTGAGACTTGTGACAGGAATCAGATGTGTTTCAAAGGGTTCCTGTCCATATGGATGGCCTACACAGCCACGCTAGTTCCCTCCACCGCGGAGCGGATTATCCCCCGACTTCAAGGGTCGGCGGAAGCCGCAGCGAGGCAGTGTTCCGGAGGTGAGGATGGGACCGCATGTGGGGTCCGATGGTACGAGGATAAGTGGGATGGGAGAAACGGTCTGGAGACCCAGATGAGTTCCCTGAGCATTTTTACGGCAAATCTTATGCTTCAGTCGGATGAGCAGCCTGTAACTTCCACAACTGGAGGTGAGAGCAAGAGTGACCCTGATGCAGGGACTGGAGGCAAGTCGAGGAAGCCTGAAGAGCCACGCAAGATTAAAGCCGGGGATCGAGCGGGCGCTTGGATTATGACTTTAGTGGTGGGGGTTGCATGGATTGTTATCATAGTGTGGTTGGTTTGGGAGAAGTGA